One stretch of Halobacillus litoralis DNA includes these proteins:
- a CDS encoding response regulator transcription factor, translated as MDQEAKVLVVDDEERIRRLIRMYLEREAYIIDEAEDGEEALQKALQNEYDVILLDLMLHGKDGIEVCKELREKKATPVIMLTAKGEEANRVQGFEVGTDDYIVKPFSPREVVLRVKALLRRSSSTKFLETETSARNVLVFPHMTIDNDAHRVTADGKEVALTPKEYELLHYMAQSPDKVFDREQLLKEVWQYEFFGDLRTVDTHVKRLREKLSKVSAEAAGMIVTVWGIGYKFEVSGD; from the coding sequence ATGGATCAAGAAGCCAAAGTGTTAGTAGTGGATGATGAAGAACGAATTCGACGTCTGATCCGCATGTACCTTGAAAGGGAAGCTTATATCATTGATGAAGCAGAAGACGGGGAAGAAGCGTTACAAAAAGCGCTTCAAAATGAATACGATGTGATTTTGCTTGACTTGATGCTTCATGGAAAAGACGGAATCGAAGTGTGTAAAGAGCTGCGTGAAAAGAAAGCCACTCCTGTGATCATGCTTACGGCAAAAGGGGAAGAGGCTAATCGTGTGCAAGGTTTTGAAGTTGGGACGGACGACTATATTGTTAAACCATTCAGTCCAAGAGAAGTTGTATTACGAGTGAAGGCTCTTTTACGAAGGAGTTCCTCCACGAAGTTCTTAGAAACGGAAACATCAGCCCGCAATGTGCTTGTTTTTCCTCATATGACGATTGATAATGACGCCCACCGTGTGACGGCTGATGGGAAGGAAGTGGCTCTGACTCCGAAAGAGTACGAACTTCTTCATTATATGGCGCAGTCTCCGGATAAAGTTTTTGACAGAGAACAATTGCTGAAAGAAGTCTGGCAGTATGAATTTTTTGGCGATCTTCGGACGGTGGATACGCATGTCAAACGTCTCCGCGAAAAATTAAGCAAAGTTTCTGCAGAAGCAGCAGGGATGATTGTTACCGTTTGGGGAATCGGCTATAAGTTTGAGGTATCTGGTGACTGA
- a CDS encoding ECF transporter S component, with product MNTYKLTLIAMLASLAIAGRMALAHFPNIQPVTAIIIIAGFWLGPSAGILIALLTTFVSNVLLGMGIWTIWQIIAWSIIGIIAGLLGKYWSKLPHWALSIYGFVSGLFFGVILSLTMRAAGQPFWAYYLAGLPMDINHAVSNTVFILALSPILGTLFQRYEKRNAISKVT from the coding sequence ATGAATACCTATAAGCTTACATTGATAGCCATGCTCGCATCCTTAGCCATAGCAGGAAGGATGGCTTTAGCCCATTTTCCGAACATCCAGCCGGTGACCGCCATTATCATTATTGCGGGCTTCTGGCTCGGGCCTAGTGCAGGAATTCTCATTGCTCTGCTCACTACTTTTGTATCCAATGTGTTGTTGGGGATGGGGATTTGGACGATCTGGCAGATTATCGCCTGGTCAATCATAGGAATTATTGCTGGACTGCTAGGGAAATATTGGTCTAAATTGCCGCATTGGGCGCTTTCCATCTATGGCTTTGTCAGTGGACTTTTCTTCGGCGTCATTCTTTCCTTGACCATGAGGGCAGCAGGGCAGCCATTTTGGGCGTATTATTTAGCCGGCCTCCCGATGGATATCAATCATGCGGTTTCTAATACTGTGTTCATATTGGCGCTATCTCCAATACTCGGAACACTTTTCCAACGCTACGAAAAAAGAAACGCCATATCAAAAGTCACTTAG
- a CDS encoding pseudouridine synthase, producing the protein MERLQKVIAHAGVASRRKAEKMIVDGKVTVNGEVVTELGTKVGKNDDIEVEGVPIDKEAPVYYLLYKPRGVISSVSDDKGRKVVTDFLPEVQERIFPIGRLDYDTSGLILLTNDGEFANLLMHPSHEVDKVYIAKTKGIPTKDQLKQLKKGMTVDGEYLKAVHAKVTSTDSKKNTAIVQIVLHEGKNRQVRRMFEALGYPVDKLKRERYGTLDLQGMNAGDSRPLKPFEVKQLRALAEKTVE; encoded by the coding sequence ATGGAACGACTACAAAAGGTGATCGCCCACGCAGGTGTCGCATCACGAAGAAAAGCAGAAAAGATGATTGTTGACGGCAAGGTTACGGTCAATGGAGAAGTAGTAACAGAATTAGGAACAAAGGTTGGTAAAAACGATGATATAGAAGTAGAAGGAGTACCGATTGATAAAGAAGCGCCTGTCTACTATTTGCTATATAAACCACGCGGGGTCATCTCGAGCGTCAGTGATGATAAGGGACGTAAAGTAGTCACAGACTTTTTACCTGAAGTTCAAGAGCGGATTTTCCCAATCGGCAGACTGGACTATGATACATCTGGATTGATTTTGTTAACGAACGACGGGGAGTTTGCGAATTTACTTATGCATCCGAGTCATGAAGTGGACAAAGTGTACATCGCAAAGACAAAAGGCATCCCTACCAAAGATCAGTTGAAGCAGTTGAAGAAAGGGATGACCGTAGACGGTGAATACTTGAAAGCCGTTCATGCGAAAGTCACTTCCACCGATTCGAAGAAGAATACGGCGATTGTGCAAATCGTTCTTCATGAAGGAAAGAACCGTCAAGTCCGCCGGATGTTTGAGGCCCTTGGATACCCTGTCGACAAATTGAAGCGTGAGCGTTACGGGACACTGGACTTACAAGGAATGAATGCCGGTGATTCTCGTCCTTTGAAACCGTTTGAAGTGAAACAGCTTCGTGCACTTGCCGAAAAAACTGTTGAATAA
- the ccsB gene encoding c-type cytochrome biogenesis protein CcsB gives MGDWTAISGNLLYAAFFIYLIATFFFAGTIRDKKKGKSRIAGNIGITLAIIGFLTQVGYFITRWIASGHAPISNLFEYTTFFGMMLVFAFIVLYFIYRVDLLGLFALPIALLLIAFASMFPTEISPLVPSLQSHWLYIHVTTASLGQGILSVSFVAGLIFLISQVDQSKRSKHTVWLEFVIYIIAVTLAFIIVSTSFSAMNYEATFDAPIEGQQAEITYNMPAITGPYNGELITEDAMSPLFQAPEWMRGEDAAKKFNTFLWSLLGGVVLYWGARLILRKRIAAAIQPLLNKKVNPELVDEVSYRAVAIGFPVFTLGALIFAMIWAQQAWDRFWGWDPKEVWALITFFFYAAYLHLRLSRGWQGMKSAWLAVGGFGIIMFNLIAVNLIISGLHSYA, from the coding sequence ATGGGAGATTGGACAGCCATAAGCGGCAATCTGCTCTATGCTGCTTTTTTCATCTATTTAATAGCGACTTTCTTCTTTGCGGGCACGATCCGTGATAAAAAGAAAGGGAAGAGCCGCATAGCTGGAAACATTGGAATTACGCTTGCGATTATCGGTTTCCTCACTCAAGTCGGTTATTTTATTACAAGATGGATCGCAAGTGGTCACGCCCCCATCAGTAACTTGTTTGAGTACACGACGTTTTTTGGAATGATGCTTGTATTCGCATTCATTGTTCTCTACTTTATTTACAGAGTAGACCTCTTAGGATTATTTGCACTGCCGATTGCCTTATTGTTGATCGCATTCGCAAGTATGTTCCCGACAGAGATCTCACCTCTGGTACCATCTTTACAATCGCACTGGTTATACATCCATGTAACCACAGCTTCTCTGGGTCAAGGGATTTTATCCGTTAGTTTTGTGGCAGGTTTAATATTCCTGATCAGCCAGGTGGACCAGAGCAAACGTTCAAAACATACGGTATGGCTCGAGTTTGTCATCTATATTATTGCCGTAACTCTGGCTTTCATTATTGTTTCAACGTCGTTCAGTGCCATGAATTATGAAGCGACTTTTGATGCACCGATTGAAGGGCAGCAAGCAGAGATTACGTACAACATGCCAGCCATTACAGGACCTTATAATGGAGAATTGATAACTGAAGATGCTATGTCTCCATTGTTCCAGGCTCCAGAATGGATGCGCGGAGAAGATGCAGCTAAGAAATTCAACACCTTCCTGTGGTCCCTTCTTGGTGGAGTAGTCCTATACTGGGGAGCAAGACTGATTTTAAGAAAACGGATCGCTGCAGCTATCCAGCCACTCTTAAACAAGAAGGTAAATCCTGAACTGGTTGATGAAGTGAGCTACCGCGCCGTGGCTATCGGTTTCCCGGTCTTCACATTAGGAGCGCTTATCTTTGCCATGATATGGGCTCAACAAGCCTGGGATAGATTCTGGGGATGGGACCCGAAAGAAGTCTGGGCTCTGATTACTTTCTTCTTCTATGCGGCCTATCTTCATTTGCGCCTATCCAGAGGTTGGCAGGGAATGAAGTCCGCGTGGCTGGCAGTCGGTGGATTTGGAATCATCATGTTCAATTTGATTGCGGTCAATTTAATTATTTCAGGCTTACATTCTTATGCATAA
- the resA gene encoding thiol-disulfide oxidoreductase ResA, with product MKESTIRKKRKRLIFRTAMLAVMVGLVVFALVANGKDEQAVIAKGEKAPDFQLKKFGTDETVQLSDLRGKGVMVNFWATYCKPCKDEMPYMEELYPEYKEKGVEILAVNLDSTELVVKNFVNEYNLTFPILQDKNGEVMDLYNIGPIPSTLFINPEGEIEEQVIGPLTLDKLEGHLQKIAPGE from the coding sequence ATGAAGGAATCAACCATTAGAAAAAAAAGAAAGCGCCTTATTTTCAGAACAGCCATGCTTGCCGTCATGGTCGGACTTGTCGTGTTCGCTCTCGTCGCTAACGGCAAGGATGAACAGGCGGTGATCGCCAAAGGGGAGAAAGCCCCCGATTTTCAATTGAAAAAGTTCGGTACAGATGAGACGGTTCAATTGAGTGATTTGCGAGGAAAAGGCGTCATGGTCAATTTTTGGGCGACGTATTGTAAGCCATGTAAAGATGAAATGCCTTATATGGAAGAGTTGTATCCCGAGTATAAAGAGAAAGGTGTCGAAATTCTGGCTGTCAATTTGGATTCAACCGAACTTGTGGTGAAGAATTTTGTGAACGAATACAATCTGACCTTTCCAATTCTCCAGGACAAAAATGGAGAAGTGATGGATCTTTATAACATCGGTCCGATTCCTTCTACGCTGTTCATCAATCCTGAAGGTGAAATTGAAGAGCAAGTCATCGGCCCGCTGACGTTGGACAAACTCGAAGGCCACTTGCAAAAGATTGCACCGGGGGAATAG
- a CDS encoding spore maturation protein: protein MISIWLIPSIILLVLVTATIKKVPSYEVFVEGSKEGIQIAISLLPFLLGMMVSIAVFQASGAMGAIVKLFEPLMSLFGAPAEILPLAFIRPISGTAALSMTTELIRTFGPDSFIGQLASVMQGSTDTTLYIITVYFGAVGIKRMGDALKVGLLADLVGIIASIIIVIILFS, encoded by the coding sequence ATGATCAGCATATGGCTTATCCCATCCATCATCCTGCTTGTGCTGGTCACAGCCACCATCAAGAAGGTGCCGTCTTACGAGGTATTCGTGGAAGGAAGTAAAGAGGGGATTCAAATTGCCATCAGTTTACTTCCTTTTTTATTGGGGATGATGGTGTCGATTGCTGTGTTCCAAGCCTCAGGTGCCATGGGTGCCATCGTGAAACTGTTCGAACCTCTCATGTCTTTGTTTGGAGCCCCGGCTGAAATCCTCCCTTTGGCCTTCATACGACCTATTTCAGGCACGGCCGCCCTCAGTATGACGACGGAGCTGATCCGTACGTTCGGTCCTGACTCATTCATAGGCCAGCTCGCCTCTGTAATGCAGGGAAGTACGGATACGACGCTGTATATTATCACTGTCTATTTTGGTGCGGTAGGTATCAAAAGAATGGGGGATGCTTTGAAAGTTGGACTCCTGGCCGATTTGGTTGGTATAATAGCATCAATTATCATTGTCATCATCCTATTTAGTTAA
- a CDS encoding DUF4430 domain-containing protein yields the protein MRKWNTVLTAMILAVAVLAGCGTQEEKETSATQEEQVQEVTVQVQLSKNNGEEMMAEDEITVEEGTTLMEVMEDNYEVEQSEGFINSIEGIAGNQEEKKAWMYTINGDEAMVGANEYEVEDGDEIVFDYQSWE from the coding sequence ATGAGAAAATGGAACACTGTTTTAACAGCCATGATTCTGGCTGTTGCTGTACTAGCAGGATGTGGTACACAAGAGGAAAAGGAAACATCGGCGACTCAAGAAGAACAGGTGCAGGAAGTTACGGTACAAGTACAGTTATCTAAAAACAATGGCGAAGAAATGATGGCTGAAGATGAAATTACGGTAGAAGAAGGAACCACCCTCATGGAAGTCATGGAAGATAACTATGAAGTAGAACAGTCTGAAGGGTTCATCAACAGCATTGAAGGGATTGCTGGGAATCAAGAAGAAAAAAAGGCTTGGATGTACACCATTAACGGTGATGAAGCCATGGTTGGAGCAAATGAATACGAAGTAGAGGATGGAGACGAAATCGTTTTTGATTATCAATCTTGGGAATGA
- a CDS encoding ATP-binding protein encodes MFWRSVVGKLWFTILLLVCFVLFILTVLLLEFFQNYHVVEAERHLLQTADRITDVVDRYEQEEDLLLSTTALVKDPASRAVIVMEKDEQLVAESDSDSLPVLDYAWFENDEETATVLSEGADVKKVADLGNGETGVMVVGTPLDNRDGAVFVYQSLDTIEETSEQTTKIIFMGAGIAIVLTTIFAFFLSTRITAPLIKMREGALELAKGEFNTKIPIRTHDEIGELAMAFNRMGRELKFHINALNQEKEQLSGILRSMADGVITFNREGDVLISNPPAQQYLEAYEFEKNAASTSADQTVLPEPLKELFNDVITDENESMIEMTLQGRSWVIIMTPLYDKEKVRGAVAVLRDMTEERRLNKLRKDFIANVSHELRTPISMLQGYSEAIVDDIAESKEDKNELAQIIHDESLRIGRLVNELLDIARMEAGHIQLNEESVEMEPFLNKIIRKFSGIAKEKEVDLHLKVEGKFGFLDFDPDRIEQVFTNLIDNAIRHSDPGSEVQVILEKEGNEWIASVKDSGYGIAEEDLPFVFERFYKADKSRKRENKNYKKGTGLGLAIAKNIVEAHEGTISVHSKLKEGTTFTFKIPYSDKEK; translated from the coding sequence ATGTTCTGGCGTAGCGTAGTCGGGAAGTTATGGTTTACCATCTTACTATTGGTTTGCTTTGTCTTGTTTATTTTAACTGTTCTTCTCCTCGAGTTCTTTCAAAACTATCATGTTGTCGAAGCGGAGAGGCATTTGCTGCAAACGGCTGACCGAATTACAGATGTCGTGGATCGTTATGAACAAGAGGAAGACCTCTTACTTTCAACGACAGCCCTTGTCAAAGATCCGGCGAGTCGCGCGGTCATTGTCATGGAAAAGGATGAGCAGCTGGTCGCGGAAAGTGATTCCGATTCTCTTCCTGTGCTTGATTATGCGTGGTTTGAAAATGACGAAGAAACAGCAACTGTTTTGAGTGAAGGCGCAGATGTCAAAAAAGTTGCTGATCTAGGAAATGGAGAGACTGGAGTCATGGTTGTCGGCACCCCGCTTGATAACCGGGACGGGGCGGTCTTTGTCTACCAATCACTGGATACGATTGAAGAAACGTCGGAACAGACGACGAAAATCATATTCATGGGTGCTGGAATTGCCATTGTATTAACGACCATTTTCGCCTTTTTCCTCTCCACTCGAATCACAGCTCCTTTAATTAAAATGAGAGAAGGAGCACTCGAACTTGCTAAAGGCGAGTTTAACACGAAGATTCCTATCCGTACTCATGACGAAATCGGTGAATTGGCGATGGCCTTTAATCGGATGGGCCGGGAGTTGAAATTTCATATCAACGCTTTAAATCAGGAAAAAGAACAGCTCTCTGGGATTTTGAGGTCGATGGCAGATGGTGTCATTACGTTCAATCGGGAAGGGGATGTGCTCATTTCCAATCCTCCTGCCCAACAATATCTAGAAGCCTATGAGTTTGAAAAGAACGCTGCGTCTACCTCTGCTGATCAAACGGTGCTCCCAGAACCACTGAAGGAATTGTTTAACGATGTCATCACTGATGAGAATGAGTCCATGATCGAAATGACATTGCAGGGCAGGTCCTGGGTCATCATCATGACACCTTTGTATGACAAAGAAAAAGTACGTGGGGCTGTCGCAGTACTTCGGGATATGACAGAAGAAAGAAGGCTGAACAAGCTTCGTAAAGATTTCATCGCGAATGTATCCCATGAACTCCGAACTCCTATTTCCATGCTGCAGGGATATAGTGAAGCTATTGTAGATGACATTGCCGAGTCAAAAGAAGACAAAAATGAACTCGCGCAAATCATCCATGACGAATCATTGAGGATCGGCCGTCTTGTAAATGAGCTGTTGGATATCGCACGGATGGAAGCGGGACATATTCAGTTGAACGAAGAGTCGGTGGAAATGGAGCCTTTCTTGAACAAGATCATTCGTAAATTCAGTGGAATCGCCAAAGAAAAGGAAGTGGACCTTCACTTGAAGGTAGAAGGAAAGTTCGGGTTCCTCGACTTCGATCCTGACCGTATTGAGCAGGTGTTTACAAACTTGATTGATAATGCGATCCGACATTCCGATCCAGGTAGTGAAGTTCAGGTGATTCTTGAAAAAGAGGGGAATGAATGGATTGCAAGTGTCAAAGACTCCGGGTACGGGATTGCTGAGGAAGATCTTCCGTTTGTATTCGAGCGATTCTATAAAGCAGATAAATCGAGAAAACGCGAAAATAAAAATTATAAAAAAGGAACAGGTCTTGGGCTTGCCATTGCGAAAAACATTGTAGAAGCTCATGAAGGTACCATCAGTGTGCATAGCAAGTTGAAAGAAGGGACGACTTTCACTTTTAAGATCCCTTATTCAGATAAGGAAAAATAA
- the resB gene encoding cytochrome c biogenesis protein ResB, which yields MKEITCECGHVNPEGTVLCEACGKPVEQNQHIDGNEDKKLLNMRYDGSARRSQTYNRTIVDKIWNFFSSVKVGVTLIFITVVASAIGTIFPQSVFIGGADPATHYKDQYGIAGQIYYQLGFHDLFSSWWYMLLIAMIGISIVIASIDRFFPLYKTLKRQKPKRHELFMKKQRVFGETTSDSIDYETFKTNLKKRRFKVYEQDGHILAEKNRFARWGPYVNHIGLIIFLLGAILRFIPAFYVDEHVWVREGETTLIHGTEGEYYIKNESFTLETYDKDNPEDAKFKEAIENQDGAIPKTFRTDAVIYERTNQGVAGADPELDTIKEGSATLNNPLKFDDFALYQASYQLDEFSEMSFKIHDQDDEDTNYGEFTVDLTDPQSTYELDGGFRIEVVNYFPEYEMQDGQPASVSKYPKNPAFVFNLYPPGEETPETSFLGIGANIGAGEDNQYKLGLTGFDTRDVTGLTVKKDHTLGIISLGGAIFMIGVIQGMYWNHRRIWLQPRSDGAWIAGHTNKNWYALRMEIEKSIEGTHIEAPQDQYEMKS from the coding sequence ATGAAAGAGATTACCTGTGAATGTGGTCATGTGAATCCTGAAGGCACGGTTCTTTGTGAAGCTTGCGGAAAACCTGTCGAGCAGAACCAGCATATTGATGGGAATGAGGATAAAAAACTCCTCAACATGCGTTACGATGGAAGTGCCCGTCGCTCCCAAACGTATAATCGTACGATCGTTGATAAAATATGGAACTTCTTTTCTTCCGTGAAGGTCGGGGTCACCCTGATCTTTATCACCGTCGTGGCATCTGCGATCGGAACGATCTTCCCTCAATCCGTGTTTATTGGCGGGGCAGATCCTGCCACCCACTACAAGGATCAATACGGGATAGCCGGACAGATTTATTATCAACTCGGATTTCATGACCTTTTCAGCTCGTGGTGGTATATGCTTTTAATCGCCATGATTGGCATATCCATCGTCATTGCATCCATCGATCGTTTCTTCCCGCTTTATAAAACGTTGAAAAGGCAGAAGCCGAAGCGTCATGAACTCTTCATGAAAAAACAGCGGGTGTTCGGGGAGACGACATCGGATTCTATCGATTATGAAACATTCAAGACCAATTTGAAAAAGAGACGCTTCAAGGTTTATGAACAAGATGGGCATATACTGGCAGAGAAGAACCGCTTTGCAAGGTGGGGGCCTTATGTCAATCATATCGGTCTTATAATTTTCCTATTAGGCGCAATACTCCGGTTTATCCCTGCTTTTTATGTCGATGAACATGTATGGGTGAGAGAAGGGGAAACAACATTAATTCATGGTACGGAAGGCGAGTACTATATAAAAAATGAGTCCTTTACTCTAGAAACCTATGATAAAGACAACCCGGAAGATGCAAAATTTAAAGAAGCCATCGAAAATCAGGATGGAGCGATCCCGAAAACATTCCGTACAGACGCGGTTATTTATGAGCGGACGAATCAAGGAGTCGCCGGAGCTGATCCGGAGCTTGATACGATCAAAGAAGGTTCGGCAACGTTAAATAATCCATTGAAGTTTGATGACTTTGCGCTCTACCAGGCGAGTTATCAACTGGACGAGTTCAGTGAAATGTCTTTCAAAATCCATGATCAGGATGATGAAGATACCAACTATGGTGAGTTTACAGTCGATTTGACGGACCCCCAATCTACATATGAGCTGGACGGCGGGTTCCGAATAGAGGTCGTAAATTATTTTCCAGAGTATGAAATGCAGGATGGCCAGCCTGCCTCCGTATCCAAGTATCCGAAGAACCCAGCGTTCGTATTCAATTTGTACCCACCAGGTGAAGAAACGCCTGAAACTAGTTTCCTAGGTATAGGAGCGAATATCGGTGCTGGTGAGGATAACCAATATAAACTTGGACTTACAGGTTTCGATACGCGGGACGTCACAGGCTTGACCGTGAAAAAGGACCATACATTGGGGATTATTTCACTAGGAGGCGCGATCTTCATGATCGGCGTTATTCAGGGGATGTATTGGAACCATCGACGGATCTGGCTGCAGCCAAGATCAGACGGAGCATGGATTGCAGGACATACCAATAAAAACTGGTACGCTTTGAGAATGGAAATTGAAAAATCAATTGAAGGCACTCACATCGAGGCCCCTCAGGATCAGTATGAAATGAAATCATAG